TGCTGGGGATGGCCGGGATTCACCGCTCAAGTACACTCACAGATGCCAGCTATCAATGCGAGTGCTCGCTGGGGATGGCCGGGATTCACCGCTCAAGTACACTCTGATGAACTGCCTGTAACGCGGCAGTGAGGCTGGGGATGGCCGGGATTCACCGCTCAAGTACACTGGAATTCAATGAGCACTCTTCAGCCTGGTGGCTGGGGATGGCCGGGATTCACCGCTCAAGTACACTGAGCGGCTGCAACAGCAGTGGCAACAGACTGCTGGGGATGGCCGGGATTCACCGCTCAAGTACACTCGACTACAAACGTACCACCGACGCCTGTAGGCTGGGGATGGCCGGGATTCACCGCTCAAGTACACTCGAAAGGTAGGAAACACTCTCTCATGTTTCGCTGGGGATGGCCGGGATTCACCGCTCAAGTACACTACAGATGCCAGCTATCAATGCGATTGCGCGCTGGGGATGGCCGGGATTCACCGCTCAAGTACACTCGCCGCCCGGATCTCATCCATCGAGCCGCGGCTGGGGATGGCCGGGATTCACCGCTCAAGTACACTCGTAGTTCTCCGGCCCACGTATAAACGTCTGCTGGGGATGGCCGGGATTCACCGCTCAAGTACACTAGACCGCGTCGAACTCGCTGAAAAGCAGGGAGTTGACGCGGGGTCTCTTTTCAGAAAAGCAAGATTTGGTCAGGAATTTCTTCGGGTTCGCGCGGCTTTCTTCCATAGAACACCTCCATCTTGCCGAACTGGTGATCGGTTACGGTCATCAACCGGACTTGTCCAAGCGGCGGAATGATGGCCCGAATTGTATTGCGGTGGGAATCTGCTGCTTCTTCGCTGGGCAGATACCGCGCATATATTGAATACTGCAACATCATAAATCCATCTTTGAGCAGCCCCTTGCGAAAGCGCGTGTAGTTGCGCTTGTTCTCCGGTGTCTCTACCGG
This is a stretch of genomic DNA from Granulicella sp. WH15. It encodes these proteins:
- the cas2 gene encoding CRISPR-associated endonuclease Cas2; the encoded protein is MKGQLLSAYRSLWLIAMFDLPVETPENKRNYTRFRKGLLKDGFMMLQYSIYARYLPSEEAADSHRNTIRAIIPPLGQVRLMTVTDHQFGKMEVFYGRKPREPEEIPDQILLF